CCTGTGCACTTATCCTTTATTTCCATGATCCTTTCAAGCTTTCAGTCACTATTGTGATGACATTCTCTTTACAAGACACATctaaccatggttttaaaaatcaaattaattgaATTGGTCGATCTATGGTccatttttaaaaccatgcatCTAATTAACCTATAAAGGAAAGGTGTCTTGATTCTTATCTAGCATTAGGTTAAAATGCCTATCTTTGCTAGGCTCTGATAAATTGGTTATCCTAGATGAACCAAGCTCTGCTTTCCTTATCCCCTTCCTTTCAGTGCCAAAGTAAAGGGATTTTATGatatttataagatttttgTAGTGGAATAATGTGTGTTTTTAATGATGTAAGACTCTTCTTATTCGACCTTATGCCACTCAAGGGGGATTTGCCCATGGAAATATATTATTTGTCTATAGGCTCCAGGTGTATTAATGTATTCATGGTGTTGAATTTGAGTATTTACAACGGGTTAACTAAGCCGACGGTCATTTCTTAACCCTAAACAATGTGAATATAAAGGTtcatgtttaaacaatattgCTAACCCCATGtcaagagagagaagggggggaggggggggggggtagggAACATATAAAATGGGGAAAAGTATATCTGTTGGCAATTGCCAATTGGTCTACGCAGGTATACACGTTGGATGTGTAAGTTCCGATTATTGGACCCATATGCAGTCCCTTTGCAATATATTTAATTCCATCTAACAAGGTTGCCCCTTCGGAACAGGAAAGGACCAATTTGTTTTAACTTAACAACGGAAATCTCACCAAGCAATTTGTAAGAGCTAGTAAGAACTAAGAACCCAAATGTGCCAATGGCCACTATGCTTATTCCACTCTTGTGGTTGGTATACGTTGGatgtggggaaaaaaattctgatcacataaaatttttaacaaggctacaaacacaacaaattacaaaatttgcTAAGGCAACGTCATTTTGTATTTAGTGTAAAGTTACTTTCACATGAACCAttattgatatcacttttattttacactaaTTACAATTACTTAACACCTTAccaattgtaataaaataataataataataataaaaccttatgaaatttgatgtcaatagacttgttgaaaatttttaaaagcttTTCCAAAACTGTTGAGATAGTACGTAATAATTggtatatttcaaaaaatttctaaatgaTAGGTTCTTGTAAGAATGAGGATACACTAATCACAATTTGCCAACTCAGTACGTCGTagataaaattatgaaattttgtgtGTGACACACGTGCATGGGAAATTTCTCTGTCCTAacatatgttttttgttttttagaaaattgaaagaaaagtCATTGATCAATAGCAGTATAGCACACCATAATAGTAATATATTGTTgcctttatttcttttcaaaaggGTCAAATGGAACATTATGAACAAGTCCAATATTAAAATAGGAAAACCAGCACCTTCTTTGCTTGTTCTCTAATTCAAAAATCAACATAGAAGATCCGGGAGATTCTTGACGAAATCTGTCGGATCTTGCTTTCCAAACTGTCAGATTTCTTTGAGGATTTCCTTCACTCTGACCCCAACCCCATCCTCCCTCATGGTCATGGGTTCCCATTTAAAAGTCTCACACCCTTTGTTCTTTTCTTCCATCTCATTCTCATTgtgcttttcttcttcttcttatatttcaCCTCCTCCTTGTGTTTCTTCTCATTGGGTTCTTCTTGCTTTTGATATAACTCAAGAAAAACAATCATGGGTATGGCTGCAGAGGCTCAGTACCATGTTCTGGCGGTTGATGATAGCCTTCTTGACAGAAAGTTGATTGAAAGGCTCCTAAAAACCTCTTCTTATCATGGTAATTTCATACTCTTTTTGGTCTTTGAAAACCAAGTTTCTGTTTTGAATTAAGGTTGTGATACAAAATCTAAACTTGGATTTTGATTGTTAATTTAAGTTTTGCTTTCTGGGTATGTTTCATTTATCACAGTTACTGCAGTGGATTCTGGTAGCAAGGCTTTAGAGTTTCTGGGCTTGCTTGAAGATGAACATAATGATGCACTTGCTCCCTCTGTTTCTCTAAATGATCATCACCAGGTACATGCTTATTTTATTTGGACTTGGTATCATATACATTTTTAGATATTGTAATGATTGATATGAACCATGAAATTGATCCAATTTCAATGGTTCTGAATTTTGATGGTTCTTTTAACTtataatgattttctttttctttttttgctcaTACAGGATGTAGATGTAAATTTGATCATTACAGATTACTGCATGCCGGGAATGACAGGCTATGATCTCCTTAGAAAGATCAAGGTAAgctttttagcattttattaATTGCTTAATTTTCccatataataattatataaagaGTATGTGTTgctcataacttttttttaatggaattttgAGTTTATGTTACAAGTTCTGGCCGGAAATAGACCAAATTGATTGTCTTAACATATAtctggattaaaaaaaaagaaggtcttgtcttaaaaaaatttatttaactcTTCTCTAGTACTCTCACAATAATAACCTTTTATTgattaaatttataacaaatataaatgctttaaaaaaaattcaatgtaaAAAGGGCAATTtgcaattttgaaattttgaaatattgagGTGGGAgagcattctttttttttcttttagggtAAGGCAATAATTTGGGGAACAGAGGGAATATAATCAtgtaaattagtttaaatttagATTGACCAACTTTTTTCCCAAAATTGGGCATAAATTAGAGGACATTATGTGTAGTACACACACTTTGGTGTGTTGTATTGGATTTGAGATTCGATTTGAAAATTTCCAAGCCAAATATGCATTCCCCAATGACTTTGCAGACCTCTAAttgaatttcatattgtagCTGTGGGGCTGACTTATTCTCCACCTACAGATATGGAATTtatggaattttattttatttcttcctTTTCTGAGAATTTAGTGCATCAAATATGGCCTATATATTATGGTTGATCAATTCAAATTTGATGTCTTAGTCATCACTTTTGGCATAGTTTAAGAAAATTTCTTGGAAGCAAACTAAAATctttttgtgattttatttgatttgcaGGAATCTAAATCTCTTAAAGATATACCAGTAGTGATCATGTCCTCTGAGAACATCCCATCAAGGATTAACAGGTAAAGGGAATAACATAcagttttgttttaatttagttactaaaaaatgcatttagttttaaattttttttttaaatgagaattGTTCGATTCAGTTTTTAATCTAACATGGTCTAATTGGTTTGATCAGATGCTTGGAAGAAGGAGCAGAAGAGTTCTTTTTGAAACCAGTTCAATTATCTGATGTGAATAAGCTCAAACCCCATTTGTTGAAGGGAAGAGACAAGGAATCAGAGCCCAGCATCAACAAGAGAAAGGGCATGGAAGAATGCTATTCACATgacaaaacaagaacaaaatatGATGGCTTGGAAGTGGTCTAAACTCTAACCAGCACTTTGATGATATATGGAGCTTTAGAGAGTAGGAAATTTGTGGGGAAATTCCCCTATCTTTTACTCATTTTCGTAATTAATTTTAAGCTTTTGAAACTCACAGGCTTGATAGAAATATTGATTCATTAGAGAGAAGAAAGACTACATTTTCCATCTTTAGGATCCATCCCCCCATGTTGTGCTTTGGGGTCTATTGTAAATTAACACAAATAGTTCAATTTTGTTGACTGATTTTACAGAATATTAAACCCTTTTCTATATCTTTGATGCATTTTGTTACCAGTCAAATATGTACAAACAGTAAGGATAAGGAAACTCCATCTGGTTAAAAGGCCagaactttaaaaaatgaattctGAAAGTTGGTCCAATTTCTTGATCAGGAAAGTATGTGTTCAAATCAAGAGAGAATGAAAGAAGAAATGACAGGGATGGATATAAAGTTATGATTTATGAACTTGTTGCAGTTTAATTGTATTAAGAAATCTATATATTAAATGTATCTGGCAATTATGTAGTTTTGGTCAATCCTCCCACATGTAAGAATTTGGTTCAAATCTTCCCCCCCaacttgctaaaaaaaatggtaataaaaTTTCCAAGAAGCAATATCTGGTAAAGGTCAATCCTGGTTTGTGGAATATTttgccaacaaaaaaaaatgatagagtAAGTACGAGATACTATCGCGCACCCTTAGTGcggtggtcactctacaagaataagtgtttgtggggtgtgaagggtaagggtcggggttcaagtctctaggaggaagcttcacacaaatatatacttagattaggataGAGTAGagtttttatcttgtataaaaaaataaaataaaataaaagtatgaGATATTTGGCACATGGACATGAAGTAATAGTAAAGTCTTTGTTTGTGGAATTTTTGCTAACAATAAGATAAGTATAAGATATTTGGCACATGAACATGAAGTAATGGTAAGTCTTCGTTTGTGGAATTTTTGGCATGAGGCAACAAGTGGTGGTGACTTGGGAGGCAAAACTCGAGATTGTCGATGGTGATGAGCTATGCCGATGCTTGTTAGAAATTGACATGGTGGGGTTGTGAGGTTCACAATTGGCGCAAATTGGGGACAATATGGTGGTTTTGGGTGGATCCAATCAAGTTTATGCTAATCAAATTGTGTTTGTGGGTGGATTTGGTTAGGTTTGCCTAAATTAGGTTGTTTTGTGTGTGGATTTAATTATGTTTGCACCGATCTCATGGGATGTGAGACTTGGTGGATCGGATTGTGAGATAtaaattacttatttatttattttatgtcgCACCAAACAcgtaaaattgtttttggagcATTTTCAATAATGTAACTTaataacgaaaaaaaaaaaaaaaagcatttgtGATGTAAGACTTGGTTTCAAACTTAGTTTCAAACTTCTATTTTCTTTATGCATGTAAGACTTggataaaaagagagagagagagagagagaaaatcttaATGGCAGAGTGGAGCTTCTCATGatgaaccataaaaaaaattttaaaaaataaaaaaaaataaaaaaataaaaaaaaaacgtaattgCTTCTTAAAGCACATGATCAAAATGGAGGAAAAAAGGACAATTGAAGGAGAAAAACATTGGCATGTGGATTAAGTTGGGGTCTTTTATCCAAAGAAGACGGCAGGCCGTGACCAAATGcctattgacttttttttttttttggagaatcaaatgccTATTGACTTGGAAACAATATGTTAATAATTATGTGGAACACGGTGGAGAACCAACACATCCCAAACCCATATTCTATTCTTGTATTATTAagcctctatttttttttttttttttaatgtatggaGAATTTGATTCAGTTCACTGTATAAATCAAGCTGGCCAATACTCACCtaactaaaatataatttttaagaaaagaaaaccttaatGGCAATGGCTGAAATAATTCGGAAGCCCCATAACGGTGGAGAACTTGGAGATATTAGCCGCGAGGCGTGCTGTGATATTTGCTTCGGAAATTGGTCTTCAACAGTCACACTTTGAAGGTGATTCAGAGAATGAGATCAAGGCTTTACCGATGGGTGATAtgttttcttcatcttttggtTATTTAGTTAGAGATACTTTAATTCATATTAGCTCCCTAAGgaatttctctttctctcatactATTAGGCAATGAAATGTTGTAACACATGTCTTAGCCCAGAGAGCaagactttctttttctttattagtttGAATGGAGTCTGTTCCACCAAATGTGAATACTTTTGTTTTTGCTGATTTTCTTGcttcttaaataaaatacaGGCATGGTATtcttactccaaaaaaaaaaagtgctaatTAATGCATATCATTGCAATGGAAAAAGGATTAAGAAATGACATTTAGAAGAATTAAACATTGCCCCCATGTGGATTAATTTGACATTTTACAGAATACCCACCAAACGACGGCAATTCTTGTTAACAATGATCCTAAGAATATGggttaaagattataaatattcaattaTAAGTTGTGTtacatactttttaaaaattaaaatatacattttaatGATTCATTGGTTTACacatacaaattcattgtctttttagatatattttgcACAATTTGACTTTTGAGAGTATTCCTTAATAAAATCTATTAGTATTAATAATAAGTAATGAAGTTAGTTTGATACCTATTGACTTCAAACCATGTGTAATGGGGAACATGGTTTGGAGAACCAACACAACCCCACGTCCTCATCCATAGAATCAAATTTCATCATAACTTTCATGTAAACCATATCAAATGAGTGAAAGACCTACCATATTATTGACAAAACAACTACTACTAATAAAAGAAATACCTACCAAATAAAGGGCAATTATTTCCCTGCTAGCAAGATGGCAGATTACCTACGTGTAATGCTCTCATTGGATTATaattatatcaaaatatattgGATTGAAATTGAATGTAGGGTGTCTTTCGGGGGGAAAAATTAGGTGACTTCTCTTGGTGGCTTTGCCTATAAAGAAGGGAAGGTGACTTCACTTATTCATGGTTTGAAAATCTTGacaaaattttgtgaaaattttattaaattcctGTTAAGGATTGCTTGAAAGCTACGatgtattaattttatttttccttacttttatagaaaacaattcaaataaGGTATAGTCAGTCAACTAGTGAACcattgataaatattttttttttttccttggaaaaaatgtgtattgtatttttttttttttggaggttgGGGGGTGTTTATGTGTGTGGTCACATGTTTGTTGGAGGGCTGACCTTgttaaacctttaaaaaaaattaaaaaagaaaaagaagaagaagaagaagcaaactTGAAGTTAAATATTGGACCAAAAGAAGATTGATGGCTACTGGTGCACttgtattcttaaaaaacaaagacaaaaccCAATATCCAAAGGGGAGAAAATGAACACTAAAGGAAGTTTAATAGTTTAATTTCTatctaacaataaaataattagtaaaataatataGATAACTAGGTAAGTATGCAGCAAAACCTTTCCCATATTAAAATGAAAGTAG
This genomic stretch from Quercus robur chromosome 4, dhQueRobu3.1, whole genome shotgun sequence harbors:
- the LOC126723623 gene encoding two-component response regulator ORR10-like, whose translation is MGMAAEAQYHVLAVDDSLLDRKLIERLLKTSSYHVTAVDSGSKALEFLGLLEDEHNDALAPSVSLNDHHQDVDVNLIITDYCMPGMTGYDLLRKIKESKSLKDIPVVIMSSENIPSRINRCLEEGAEEFFLKPVQLSDVNKLKPHLLKGRDKESEPSINKRKGMEECYSHDKTRTKYDGLEVV